One part of the Leucobacter triazinivorans genome encodes these proteins:
- a CDS encoding NAD-dependent succinate-semialdehyde dehydrogenase, which yields MAFPDQHPDRLFVNGAWRDASDGRTIDVLNPATEQVLGTIQAATEQDVDEALASAQAGFGAWRSTDAWTRSARLREVARLLREWVPDAARLMTGEQGKPLAESVSEWNAAADQFDWYADEARRIYGRTVDGHSTANRITVRREPVGVAAAFSSWNFPALLPSRKIAPALAAGCSIIVKPAQEAPFSTLLIAEACRQADIPAGVVTMLTGSSRMISERLISSPVIRKISLTGSVPVGRQLLHAAADRIIPASMELGGHAPVLVFEDCDVEAAGGACAAFKFRNAGQVCASPSRFIVQRSIAERFTEAFVRATAGMRVGDGLDAGTDVGPLNNARRVEAAAALVSDAVELGARVAHGGGRDERFERGYFFHPTVLTGVPAHAAIMSDEPFAPVAPITEFDTLDEAIALANSTAYGLASYVFTRDLRTAILASERIEAGMVGVNTLAIATAEAPFGGTKDSGFGREGGAEGVLDYTTTKYVNIQI from the coding sequence ATGGCATTCCCCGACCAGCACCCCGACCGCCTCTTCGTCAACGGAGCCTGGCGCGACGCCTCCGACGGACGCACCATCGACGTGCTGAACCCCGCCACCGAACAGGTGCTCGGCACCATCCAGGCCGCGACGGAGCAGGACGTGGACGAGGCCCTCGCCTCGGCCCAGGCCGGCTTCGGCGCCTGGCGCTCCACGGACGCCTGGACCCGCAGCGCGCGACTGCGCGAGGTCGCGCGACTGCTGCGCGAATGGGTGCCCGACGCCGCCCGCCTCATGACGGGCGAGCAGGGCAAGCCGCTCGCCGAGTCGGTCTCCGAATGGAACGCCGCCGCAGACCAGTTCGACTGGTACGCCGACGAGGCGAGACGCATCTACGGGCGCACGGTCGACGGGCACAGCACCGCGAACAGGATCACGGTCCGCCGCGAACCCGTCGGCGTCGCCGCCGCGTTCTCCTCGTGGAACTTCCCAGCCCTGCTGCCATCGCGCAAGATCGCGCCCGCGCTGGCGGCCGGCTGTTCGATCATCGTGAAGCCGGCGCAGGAGGCGCCGTTCTCCACCCTGCTCATCGCCGAGGCCTGCCGGCAGGCGGACATCCCCGCAGGCGTCGTCACCATGCTCACCGGATCCTCCCGGATGATCAGCGAGCGGCTCATCTCGTCACCCGTGATCCGCAAGATCTCGCTCACCGGGTCCGTGCCCGTCGGCCGTCAGCTGCTCCACGCGGCTGCCGACCGCATCATCCCGGCATCGATGGAGCTGGGCGGCCACGCCCCCGTGCTCGTCTTCGAGGACTGCGACGTCGAGGCCGCGGGGGGTGCCTGCGCGGCCTTCAAGTTCCGCAACGCTGGTCAGGTCTGCGCCTCGCCGAGCCGCTTCATCGTGCAGCGGTCGATCGCCGAGCGCTTCACCGAGGCCTTCGTGCGCGCGACCGCCGGCATGAGAGTCGGCGACGGCCTCGACGCGGGCACCGACGTCGGCCCGCTCAACAACGCCCGCCGGGTCGAGGCGGCCGCGGCGCTCGTCTCGGACGCCGTCGAGCTGGGCGCGCGGGTCGCTCACGGCGGCGGCCGCGACGAGCGCTTCGAGCGCGGCTACTTCTTCCATCCGACCGTGCTCACCGGCGTGCCCGCCCACGCCGCCATCATGAGCGACGAGCCCTTCGCTCCGGTCGCCCCGATCACCGAGTTCGACACCCTCGACGAGGCCATCGCGCTGGCGAACAGCACCGCCTATGGGCTCGCCAGCTACGTCTTCACGAGAGACCTCAGAACCGCGATCCTCGCCAGCGAGCGGATCGAGGCGGGCATGGTCGGTGTCAACACGCTGGCGATCGCCACGGCCGAGGCGCCCTTC
- a CDS encoding thiamine pyrophosphate-dependent enzyme — protein MEDDLTPSRAERAARADAIARHGGVIAALDAGALPQHLEITVAEAVILGLLVQDVRTFIGIFGHGSTDLGEAMRVYEAAGLLRTHAVRNEVEAAHAATALRWSTGQKSAVFTSIGPGALQAMAGSLAAASDGIGVWHVYADETTEAEGENMQQLPRGEQEQFLRLTSTMGPSYSLHTPWALPEALRRGLNAVDDPHRGQPFFLLLPINVQPQTFTLNLRALPTAAPPRLGAAAGSYEEVARLLIESPRIVVKAGAGALDSGAEIAELLDLIDGFLVTTPRASGLLPHDHPRNCGVGGSKGSISGNHAMEHAEILVNVGARPVCQSDMSRTGYPRVRRVVNINTDVSAVTHYNLTTALRGDAAATLRELIGAARRLGAGTQREGAPQPLESEWARECAAARRAWRDHAHVRYENETLFDPVWGREVLTQPAAIHLVTRWAREHDAVSFFDAGDVQANGFQIVEDERPGQSITETGASYMGFASSALLATGIADRPFYGVALTGDGSFSMNPQILIDGVEHRSRGTIVLFDNRRQGAISSLQRDQYGADYATSDRVEVDYVGWAEAVVGVRGIFGGTSLAELEAALDEAHEHDGLSLIHVPVYFGDDPLGGMGAFGRWNVGNNVAETQALRHGTDL, from the coding sequence TCGCCGCGCTCGACGCCGGCGCGCTGCCCCAGCACCTCGAGATCACCGTCGCAGAGGCCGTGATCCTCGGCCTGCTCGTGCAGGACGTGCGCACGTTCATCGGCATCTTCGGCCACGGCAGCACGGATCTCGGCGAGGCCATGAGGGTGTACGAGGCGGCCGGGCTGCTCCGCACGCACGCGGTGCGCAACGAGGTCGAGGCCGCCCACGCGGCCACGGCACTCCGCTGGAGCACCGGGCAGAAGTCGGCCGTCTTCACCTCGATCGGCCCCGGTGCCCTGCAGGCCATGGCCGGCAGCCTCGCAGCGGCCAGCGACGGCATCGGAGTCTGGCACGTCTACGCGGACGAGACGACCGAAGCCGAGGGCGAGAACATGCAGCAGCTGCCCCGCGGCGAGCAGGAGCAGTTCTTGCGCCTCACCTCGACGATGGGCCCCTCGTACTCGCTGCACACCCCGTGGGCGCTGCCCGAGGCCCTCCGGCGCGGGCTCAACGCCGTCGACGATCCCCACCGCGGGCAGCCCTTCTTCCTGCTGCTGCCCATCAACGTGCAGCCTCAGACCTTCACGCTCAATCTCCGCGCCCTGCCCACCGCCGCCCCGCCGCGGCTCGGCGCCGCCGCGGGATCCTACGAGGAGGTCGCCCGCCTGCTGATCGAGAGCCCCCGGATCGTCGTCAAAGCGGGTGCCGGCGCGCTCGACTCCGGCGCCGAGATCGCCGAGCTGCTCGACCTCATCGACGGCTTCCTCGTCACCACCCCCCGGGCATCGGGCCTCCTGCCCCACGACCACCCCCGCAACTGCGGCGTCGGCGGCTCGAAGGGATCCATCAGCGGCAACCACGCCATGGAGCACGCCGAGATCCTCGTCAACGTCGGCGCCCGCCCCGTCTGCCAATCCGACATGTCGCGCACCGGCTACCCTCGCGTGCGCCGCGTCGTGAACATCAACACCGACGTCTCCGCCGTCACGCACTACAACCTCACCACCGCACTCCGCGGCGACGCCGCGGCGACGCTACGGGAGCTCATCGGCGCCGCGCGCCGGCTCGGCGCCGGGACGCAGCGAGAGGGGGCGCCGCAGCCGCTCGAGAGCGAATGGGCGCGCGAATGCGCCGCCGCGCGCCGGGCCTGGCGCGATCATGCGCACGTGCGCTACGAGAACGAGACGCTCTTCGACCCCGTGTGGGGCAGAGAAGTGCTCACCCAGCCCGCCGCGATCCACCTCGTCACCCGCTGGGCGCGCGAGCACGACGCCGTCTCGTTCTTCGACGCGGGCGACGTGCAGGCCAACGGGTTCCAGATCGTCGAGGACGAGCGGCCCGGCCAGTCGATCACCGAGACCGGGGCCAGCTACATGGGCTTCGCATCCAGCGCGCTGCTCGCCACGGGCATCGCCGACCGGCCCTTCTACGGCGTGGCCCTCACCGGAGACGGATCATTCTCGATGAACCCCCAGATCCTCATCGACGGCGTCGAGCACCGCTCGCGCGGCACCATCGTGCTCTTCGACAACCGGCGCCAGGGTGCCATCTCGTCGCTGCAGCGCGACCAGTACGGCGCCGACTACGCGACCAGCGATCGGGTGGAGGTCGACTACGTCGGATGGGCCGAAGCCGTCGTCGGCGTCCGCGGCATCTTCGGCGGCACGAGCCTCGCCGAGCTCGAGGCCGCCCTCGACGAGGCCCACGAGCACGACGGCCTCAGCCTGATCCACGTCCCCGTCTACTTCGGCGACGACCCGCTGGGAGGCATGGGAGCCTTCGGCCGCTGGAACGTCGGCAACAACGTCGCCGAGACCCAGGCACTTCGACACGGAACGGACCTCTGA